The proteins below come from a single Peromyscus maniculatus bairdii isolate BWxNUB_F1_BW_parent chromosome 13, HU_Pman_BW_mat_3.1, whole genome shotgun sequence genomic window:
- the Dnajb2 gene encoding dnaJ homolog subfamily B member 2 isoform X5: MRYRKKALQWHPDKNPDNKEFAEKKFKEVAEAYEVLSDKHKREIYDRYGREGLTGAGTVPSQPETGGMGPGFTFTFRSPEEVFREFFGNGDPFSELFDDLGPFSELQNRGARHTGPFFTFSSSSPGQSDFSSSFSFSPGAGAFRSVSTSTTFVQGHRITTRRIMENGQERVEVEEDGQLKSVSINGIPDDLALGLELSRREQQPSVTPRLGATQVQSTSVSRPADSDLSEDEDLQLAMAYSLSEMEAAGQKPADVF; this comes from the exons ATGAG GTACCGAAAGAAGGCTCTGCAGTGGCACCCGGACAAGAACCCGGATAATAAGGAGTTTGCTGAGAAAAAATTTAAGGAGGTGGCGGAGGCCTATGAAGTTCTTTCGGACA AGCACAAACGGGAGATCTATGACCGCTATGGCCGAGAAGGGCTGACGGGGGCAG GAACTGTTCCCTCACAACCAGAAACTGGTGGTATGGGACCCGGCTTCACTTTCACCTTCCGTAGCCCTGAGGAAGTCTTCCGGGAGTTCTTCGGGAATGGAGACCCTTTCTCGGAGCTCTTTG ATGACTTGGGCCCCTTCTCGGAGCTTCAGAACCGGGGTGCCCGACACACTGGCCCTTTCttcaccttctcttcctcctctcctggccAATCTG ATTTCTCGTCGTCTTTCTCCTTCAGTCCTGGGGCTGGTGCTTTTCGCTCTGTCTCTACATCCACCACCTTTGTCCAAGGACACCGCATCACCACACGCAG AATCATGGAGAACGGGCAGGAGCGGGTCgaggtggaggaggacggccaGCTGAAGTCAGTCTCCATCAATG GTATCCCAGATGACCTGGCGCTGGGCTTGGAGCTGAGCCGCCGTGAGCAGCAGCCTTCAGTCACCCCCAGGTTGGGGGCCACGCAGGTCCAGTCAACCTCCGTCTCCCGTCCCGCCGACAGCGACCTTTCTGAGGACGAGGACCTGCAGCTTGCCATGGCCTACAGCCTGTCAGAGATGGAAGCGGCTGGGCAGAAGCCAGCAG ATGTGTTCTGA
- the Ptprn gene encoding LOW QUALITY PROTEIN: receptor-type tyrosine-protein phosphatase-like N (The sequence of the model RefSeq protein was modified relative to this genomic sequence to represent the inferred CDS: deleted 4 bases in 3 codons), whose protein sequence is MRRPRRPGGPGGSGGLRLLVCLLLLSGRPGGCSAISAHGCLFDRRLCSHLEVCIQDGLFGQCQAGVGQARPLLQVTSPVLQRLQGVLRQLMSQGLSWHDDLTQHVISQEMERIPRLRPPEPYPRDRSGLMPRRPGPAGELLSQGNPTGSSPAAQGLPRPPGGGNGAGAGSPLSSLQADLLPPLLEHLLMPPQPPHPALTYEPALLQPYLFHQFGSRDGSRSSESSPGVVGVGHLPKAEAPALFSRSASKAILGAHSGHSFGDLPGPSPAQLFQDSGMLYMAQELPVPGRARVPKCQSKGGSSRAEDSSEGYEEEVLGGRGEKPSSQAVQPDASLQRLAAVLAGYGVELRQLTPEQLSTLLTLLQLLPKGTGRSLGGAGNVGADVKKTDEQKGDTAEPRPPTPLLPGHPTAGPTSNEVQQMLSPGIIPEPPQTSNPPGVSSVLREKKSPLSQSQGQPSARPSAEEYGYIVTDQKPLSLVAGVKLLEILAEHVHMSSGSFINISVVGPAVTFRIRHNEQNLSLADVTQQAGLVKSELEAQTGLQILQTGVGQREEAAAVLPRQAHGTSPMRSVLLTLVALAGVAGLLVALAVALCARHHSRRREKERLAALGPEGAHGDTTFEYQDLCRQHMATKSLFNRAEGQPEPSRVSSVSSQFSDAAQASPSSHSSTPSWCEEPAQANMDISTGHMILAYMEDHLRNQDRLAKEWQALCAYQAEPNTCATAQGEGNVKKNRHPDFLPYDHARIKLKAESNPSRSDYINASPIIEHDPRMPAYIATQGPLSHTISDFWQMVWESGCAVIVMLTPLVEDGVKQCDRYWPDEGSSLYHVYEVNLVSEHIWCEDFLVRSFYLKNVQTQETRTLTQFHFLSWPAEGTPASTRPLLDFRRKVNKCYRGRSCPIIVHCSDGAGRTGTYVLIDMVLNRMAKGVKEIDIAATLEHVRDQRPGLVRSKDQFEFALTAVAEEVNAILKALPQ, encoded by the exons ATGCGGCGCCCGCGGCGGCCCGGGGGTCCCGGGGGCTCCGGGGGCCTCCGGCTGCTggtctgcctgctgctgctgagcgGCCGCCCCGGGGGCTGCAGCGCCATCAGTGCCCACG GCTGTCTGTTTGACCGCAGACTCTGCTCGCACCTGGAAGTCTGTATTCAGG ATGGCTTGTTTGGACAGTGCCAGGCGGGAGTCGGGCAGGCACGGCCCCTTTTGCAAGTCACCTCCCCTGTTCTCCAGCGTTTACAAGGCGTGCTCCGGCAACTCATGTCCCAAG GATTGTCCTGGCACGATGACCTCACCCAGCATGTGATTTCCCAGGAGATGGAACGCATTCCCAGGCTTCGTCCCCCAGAGCCCTATCCAAGGGACAG gtctgGTTTGATGCCCAGGAGACCAGGCCCAGCTGGGGAGCTGCTTTCTCAGGGCAATCCCACCGGCTCGTCTCCTGCTGCCCAGGGGCTCCCCCGGCCTCCGGGGGGTGGGAACGGAGCTGGGGCGGGCTCCCCACTGTCTTCTCTGCAGGCTGATCTGTTGCCCCCTCTCTTGGAGCATCTCCTAATGCCCCCacagcctccccac cctgctctgaCGTATGAACCCGCATTGCTACAGCCTTACCTGTTCCACCAG TTTGGCTCCCGCGATGGCTCCCGGAGCTCGGAGAGCTCCCCAGGGGTGGTTGGTGTTGGCCACCTGCCCAAGGCCGAAGCTCCTGCCCTCTTCAGCAGAAGTGCCTCCAAGGCCATTTTGGGGGCTCACTCTGGCCACTCCTTCGGGGACCTTCCAGGTCCCTCACCTGCTCAGCTTTTCCAGGACTCAGGGATGCTCTACATGGCCCAAGAGTTGCCAGTGCCTGGCAGGGCCAGGGTACCCAAG TGCCAGAGCAAGGGGGGCAGCAGCCGGGCAGAGGACTCCTCAGAGGGCTACGAGGAGGAAGTACTAGGGGGTCGTGGGGAGAAGCCCTCTTCCCAAGCAGTACAGCCAG ATGCAAGCCTGCAGAGATTGGCTGCTGTCCTGGCGGGCTACGGAGTAGAGCTGCGTCAGCTGACCCCAGAGCAGCTTTCTACCCTG CTGACCCTGCTGCAGCTACTGCCCAAGGGCACAGGAAGAAGTCTTG GA GGGGCTGGAAATGTCGGAGCTGATGTCAAGAAG acagatgaacagaaaGGAGACACAGCAGAGCCTCGGCCCCCCACACCCTTGCTTCCGGGACACCCCACTGCTGGCCCCACCTCCAATGAAGTGCAGCAGATGCTGAGCCCTGGCATCATCCCTGAGCCTCCACAAACATCCAATCCTCCCGGAGTCTCCTCTGTCCTCCGGGAGAAGAAAAGTCCCTTGAGCCAGAGCCAGGGACAGCCTTCAGCTCGACCGTCAGCCGAGGAGTATGGCTATATAGTCACTGACCAGAA ACCCTTGAGCCTGGTGGCTGGAGTGAAACTCCTGGAGATCCTGGCGGAGCATGTGCATATGTCCTCAGGCAGCTTCATCAACATCAG TGTGGTGGGACCAGCTGTCACCTTCCGAATCCGGCACAACGAACAGAACCTGTCTTTGGCGGATGTGACCCAGCAAGCTG GGCTGGTGAAGTCTGAACTGGAAGCGCAGACAGGGCTCCAGATTTTGCAGACAGGGGTGGGACAG agggaggaggcagctgCAGTCCTTCCCCGACAAGCCCATGGCACCTCTCCCATGCGCTCAGTGCTGCTTACTCTGGTGGCCCTGGCAGGTGTCGCTGGGCTGCTAGTGGCTTTGGCGGTGGCCCTGTGTGCGCGCCATCACTCGAGACGGCGGGAGAAGGAGCGCCTGGCAGCCCTGGGGCCCGAGGGGGCCCACGGTGACACTACTTTTGAGTACCAG GACCTGTGTCGCCAACACATGGCCACAAAGTCCCTGTTCAACCGGGCAGAGGGCCAGCCGGAGCCTTCGAGGGTGAGCAGTGTGTCCTCCCAGTTCAGTGACGCGGCCCAGGCCAGCCCCAGCTCCCACAGCAGCACACCATCCTGGTGCGAGGAGCCTGCCCAGGCCAACATGGACATCTCCACGGGACACATGATTCTG GCATACATGGAGGATCACCTTCGGAACCAGGACCGGTTAGCCAAGGAGTGGCAGGCCCTGTGTGCCTACCAAGCCGAGCCAAACACCTGCGCCACCGCACAGGGCGAGGGCAACGTCAAGAAGAACCGCCATCCCGACTTCCTGCCTT ATGACCATGCCCGCATCAAACTGAAAGCGGAGAGCAACCCTTCCCGGAGTGATTACATCAATGCCAGCCCCATC ATCGAACATGACCCTCGGATGCCAGCCTACATAGCCACACAGGGGCCTCTGTCGCATACCATCTCGGACTTCTGGCAG ATGGTGTGGGAGAGTGGCTGTGCTGTCATCGTCATGCTGACCCCACTGGTGGAGGACGGTGTCAAACAGTGTGACCGGTACTGGCCAGACGAAGGATCCTCCCTCTACCATGTCTATGAG GTGAACCTGGTGTCGGAGCACATCTGGTGCGAGGACTTCCTGGTGCGGAGCTTCTACCTGAAGAACGTGCAGACCCAGGAGACGCGCACGCTCACGCAGTTCCACTTCCTCAGCTGGCCGGCAGAGGGCACTCCGGCCTCCACCCGGCCGCTGCTGGACTTCCGCAG GAAGGTGAACAAGTGCTACCGAGGCCGATCCTGCCCCATCATAGTGCACTGCAG CGACGGCGCAGGAAGGACAGGCACCTATGTCCTCATTGACATGGTACTGAACCGCATGGCAAAAG GAGTGAAGGAGATTGATATCGCTGCCACCCTGGAGCATGTCCGTGACCAGCGACCTGGCCTTGTCCGCTCTAAG GACCAGTTTGAGTTTGCGCTGACAGCCGTGGCGGAGGAGGTGAATGCCATCCTCAAGGCCCTGCCCCAGTGA
- the Dnajb2 gene encoding dnaJ homolog subfamily B member 2 isoform X4, producing MASYYEILDVPPSASADDIKKAYRKKALQWHPDKNPDNKEFAEKKFKEVAEAYEVLSDKHKREIYDRYGREGLTGAGTVPSQPETGGMGPGFTFTFRSPEEVFREFFGNGDPFSELFDDLGPFSELQNRGARHTGPFFTFSSSSPGQSDFSSSFSFSPGAGAFRSVSTSTTFVQGHRITTRRIMENGQERVEVEEDGQLKSVSINGIPDDLALGLELSRREQQPSVTPRLGATQVQSTSVSRPADSDLSEDEDLQLAMAYSLSEMEAAGQKPADVF from the exons ATGGCATCCTACTACGAGATTCTAGACGTACCGCCGAGTGCGTCTGCTGATGACATCAAGAAGGC GTACCGAAAGAAGGCTCTGCAGTGGCACCCGGACAAGAACCCGGATAATAAGGAGTTTGCTGAGAAAAAATTTAAGGAGGTGGCGGAGGCCTATGAAGTTCTTTCGGACA AGCACAAACGGGAGATCTATGACCGCTATGGCCGAGAAGGGCTGACGGGGGCAG GAACTGTTCCCTCACAACCAGAAACTGGTGGTATGGGACCCGGCTTCACTTTCACCTTCCGTAGCCCTGAGGAAGTCTTCCGGGAGTTCTTCGGGAATGGAGACCCTTTCTCGGAGCTCTTTG ATGACTTGGGCCCCTTCTCGGAGCTTCAGAACCGGGGTGCCCGACACACTGGCCCTTTCttcaccttctcttcctcctctcctggccAATCTG ATTTCTCGTCGTCTTTCTCCTTCAGTCCTGGGGCTGGTGCTTTTCGCTCTGTCTCTACATCCACCACCTTTGTCCAAGGACACCGCATCACCACACGCAG AATCATGGAGAACGGGCAGGAGCGGGTCgaggtggaggaggacggccaGCTGAAGTCAGTCTCCATCAATG GTATCCCAGATGACCTGGCGCTGGGCTTGGAGCTGAGCCGCCGTGAGCAGCAGCCTTCAGTCACCCCCAGGTTGGGGGCCACGCAGGTCCAGTCAACCTCCGTCTCCCGTCCCGCCGACAGCGACCTTTCTGAGGACGAGGACCTGCAGCTTGCCATGGCCTACAGCCTGTCAGAGATGGAAGCGGCTGGGCAGAAGCCAGCAG ATGTGTTCTGA
- the Dnajb2 gene encoding dnaJ homolog subfamily B member 2 isoform X1 gives MASYYEILDVPPSASADDIKKAYRKKALQWHPDKNPDNKEFAEKKFKEVAEAYEVLSDKHKREIYDRYGREGLTGAGTVPSQPETGGMGPGFTFTFRSPEEVFREFFGNGDPFSELFDDLGPFSELQNRGARHTGPFFTFSSSSPGQSDFSSSFSFSPGAGAFRSVSTSTTFVQGHRITTRRIMENGQERVEVEEDGQLKSVSINGIPDDLALGLELSRREQQPSVTPRLGATQVQSTSVSRPADSDLSEDEDLQLAMAYSLSEMEAAGQKPAGGREAQQPWQGRPQAQHRDLDVGGAYKGARGEAAKPSPSSEEKASRCLIL, from the exons ATGGCATCCTACTACGAGATTCTAGACGTACCGCCGAGTGCGTCTGCTGATGACATCAAGAAGGC GTACCGAAAGAAGGCTCTGCAGTGGCACCCGGACAAGAACCCGGATAATAAGGAGTTTGCTGAGAAAAAATTTAAGGAGGTGGCGGAGGCCTATGAAGTTCTTTCGGACA AGCACAAACGGGAGATCTATGACCGCTATGGCCGAGAAGGGCTGACGGGGGCAG GAACTGTTCCCTCACAACCAGAAACTGGTGGTATGGGACCCGGCTTCACTTTCACCTTCCGTAGCCCTGAGGAAGTCTTCCGGGAGTTCTTCGGGAATGGAGACCCTTTCTCGGAGCTCTTTG ATGACTTGGGCCCCTTCTCGGAGCTTCAGAACCGGGGTGCCCGACACACTGGCCCTTTCttcaccttctcttcctcctctcctggccAATCTG ATTTCTCGTCGTCTTTCTCCTTCAGTCCTGGGGCTGGTGCTTTTCGCTCTGTCTCTACATCCACCACCTTTGTCCAAGGACACCGCATCACCACACGCAG AATCATGGAGAACGGGCAGGAGCGGGTCgaggtggaggaggacggccaGCTGAAGTCAGTCTCCATCAATG GTATCCCAGATGACCTGGCGCTGGGCTTGGAGCTGAGCCGCCGTGAGCAGCAGCCTTCAGTCACCCCCAGGTTGGGGGCCACGCAGGTCCAGTCAACCTCCGTCTCCCGTCCCGCCGACAGCGACCTTTCTGAGGACGAGGACCTGCAGCTTGCCATGGCCTACAGCCTGTCAGAGATGGAAGCGGCTGGGCAGAAGCCAGCAGGTGGGCGGGAGGCACAGCAGCCGTGGCAGGGGCGGCCCCAGGCCCAGCACCGAGACCTTGATGTGGGAGGCGCGTACAAGGGGGCGAGGGGCGAGGCAGCCAAACCCAGCCCGTCCTCAGAGGAGAAGGCCTCTCGCTGCCTCATTCTCTGA
- the Dnajb2 gene encoding dnaJ homolog subfamily B member 2 isoform X3, with the protein MRYRKKALQWHPDKNPDNKEFAEKKFKEVAEAYEVLSDKHKREIYDRYGREGLTGAGTVPSQPETGGMGPGFTFTFRSPEEVFREFFGNGDPFSELFDDLGPFSELQNRGARHTGPFFTFSSSSPGQSDFSSSFSFSPGAGAFRSVSTSTTFVQGHRITTRRIMENGQERVEVEEDGQLKSVSINGIPDDLALGLELSRREQQPSVTPRLGATQVQSTSVSRPADSDLSEDEDLQLAMAYSLSEMEAAGQKPAACPGPRTRQRCVLSWISWIQSCCSSNRTAPSPMC; encoded by the exons ATGAG GTACCGAAAGAAGGCTCTGCAGTGGCACCCGGACAAGAACCCGGATAATAAGGAGTTTGCTGAGAAAAAATTTAAGGAGGTGGCGGAGGCCTATGAAGTTCTTTCGGACA AGCACAAACGGGAGATCTATGACCGCTATGGCCGAGAAGGGCTGACGGGGGCAG GAACTGTTCCCTCACAACCAGAAACTGGTGGTATGGGACCCGGCTTCACTTTCACCTTCCGTAGCCCTGAGGAAGTCTTCCGGGAGTTCTTCGGGAATGGAGACCCTTTCTCGGAGCTCTTTG ATGACTTGGGCCCCTTCTCGGAGCTTCAGAACCGGGGTGCCCGACACACTGGCCCTTTCttcaccttctcttcctcctctcctggccAATCTG ATTTCTCGTCGTCTTTCTCCTTCAGTCCTGGGGCTGGTGCTTTTCGCTCTGTCTCTACATCCACCACCTTTGTCCAAGGACACCGCATCACCACACGCAG AATCATGGAGAACGGGCAGGAGCGGGTCgaggtggaggaggacggccaGCTGAAGTCAGTCTCCATCAATG GTATCCCAGATGACCTGGCGCTGGGCTTGGAGCTGAGCCGCCGTGAGCAGCAGCCTTCAGTCACCCCCAGGTTGGGGGCCACGCAGGTCCAGTCAACCTCCGTCTCCCGTCCCGCCGACAGCGACCTTTCTGAGGACGAGGACCTGCAGCTTGCCATGGCCTACAGCCTGTCAGAGATGGAAGCGGCTGGGCAGAAGCCAGCAG CCTGCCCTGGCCCTAGGACTAGGCAGAG ATGTGTTCTGAGCTGGATATCCTGGATACAGAGTTGCTGCAGTTCCAACAGGACAGCGCCCTCCCCAATGTGCTAG
- the Dnajb2 gene encoding dnaJ homolog subfamily B member 2 isoform X2: MASYYEILDVPPSASADDIKKAYRKKALQWHPDKNPDNKEFAEKKFKEVAEAYEVLSDKHKREIYDRYGREGLTGAGTVPSQPETGGMGPGFTFTFRSPEEVFREFFGNGDPFSELFDDLGPFSELQNRGARHTGPFFTFSSSSPGQSDFSSSFSFSPGAGAFRSVSTSTTFVQGHRITTRRIMENGQERVEVEEDGQLKSVSINGIPDDLALGLELSRREQQPSVTPRLGATQVQSTSVSRPADSDLSEDEDLQLAMAYSLSEMEAAGQKPAACPGPRTRQRCVLSWISWIQSCCSSNRTAPSPMC; this comes from the exons ATGGCATCCTACTACGAGATTCTAGACGTACCGCCGAGTGCGTCTGCTGATGACATCAAGAAGGC GTACCGAAAGAAGGCTCTGCAGTGGCACCCGGACAAGAACCCGGATAATAAGGAGTTTGCTGAGAAAAAATTTAAGGAGGTGGCGGAGGCCTATGAAGTTCTTTCGGACA AGCACAAACGGGAGATCTATGACCGCTATGGCCGAGAAGGGCTGACGGGGGCAG GAACTGTTCCCTCACAACCAGAAACTGGTGGTATGGGACCCGGCTTCACTTTCACCTTCCGTAGCCCTGAGGAAGTCTTCCGGGAGTTCTTCGGGAATGGAGACCCTTTCTCGGAGCTCTTTG ATGACTTGGGCCCCTTCTCGGAGCTTCAGAACCGGGGTGCCCGACACACTGGCCCTTTCttcaccttctcttcctcctctcctggccAATCTG ATTTCTCGTCGTCTTTCTCCTTCAGTCCTGGGGCTGGTGCTTTTCGCTCTGTCTCTACATCCACCACCTTTGTCCAAGGACACCGCATCACCACACGCAG AATCATGGAGAACGGGCAGGAGCGGGTCgaggtggaggaggacggccaGCTGAAGTCAGTCTCCATCAATG GTATCCCAGATGACCTGGCGCTGGGCTTGGAGCTGAGCCGCCGTGAGCAGCAGCCTTCAGTCACCCCCAGGTTGGGGGCCACGCAGGTCCAGTCAACCTCCGTCTCCCGTCCCGCCGACAGCGACCTTTCTGAGGACGAGGACCTGCAGCTTGCCATGGCCTACAGCCTGTCAGAGATGGAAGCGGCTGGGCAGAAGCCAGCAG CCTGCCCTGGCCCTAGGACTAGGCAGAG ATGTGTTCTGAGCTGGATATCCTGGATACAGAGTTGCTGCAGTTCCAACAGGACAGCGCCCTCCCCAATGTGCTAG